In Providencia sneebia DSM 19967, the following are encoded in one genomic region:
- a CDS encoding Hcp family type VI secretion system effector, protein MANIIYLTLEGNKQGLISKGCSTIDSIGNKYQKGHENEILIHELSSNLSMHQNVSFQPISIRKPIDKSSPLLSQALTSSEILTCDFAFYRTSMNGGLELYYKIKLTEASIVDLNCFYPNSITHNQAQPEESVSFRFKSVTWEHVIAGTSTYSIWEERSF, encoded by the coding sequence ATGGCGAACATTATCTACCTTACGTTGGAAGGAAATAAGCAGGGATTAATCTCAAAAGGATGCTCAACGATAGATTCTATCGGAAACAAGTATCAAAAGGGGCACGAAAACGAAATTCTTATTCATGAGTTGTCTTCTAATTTATCGATGCATCAAAATGTCAGTTTTCAGCCAATTAGTATTCGTAAGCCAATTGATAAGTCTTCCCCGCTACTTTCTCAAGCWTTAACATCGAGTGAGATATTAACGTGTGATTTTGCATTTTATAGAACATCAATGAATGGTGGATTAGAACTGTATTATAAAATAAAACTGACAGAGGCCTCAATTGTTGACCTAAATTGCTTTTATCCTAATTCTATTACTCATAATCAAGCCCAACCAGAAGAGTCAGTATCGTTTCGATTTAAATCGGTTACTTGGGAGCATGTTATTGCTGGTACTAGTACATAYAGTATATGGGAAGAAAGGAGCTTTTAA